From Primulina tabacum isolate GXHZ01 chromosome 2, ASM2559414v2, whole genome shotgun sequence, one genomic window encodes:
- the LOC142537483 gene encoding uncharacterized protein LOC142537483, protein MAIATIVATTLQGLGNPNANQPPPPPPQNGIKFHYESLRKNRCPTFSGAADPEVSQSWLKGVETQHRLLEVPEALKVDVTVPFLEDKAGKWWEAISPAMTAAGPMTWQQFREAFLKQYYPAEVRLQKLNEFENFTQTPDMSVVEYTSQFNALGSYAPAIMADEVLKLHRFKKGLNSRIQSALAVYQPANFSDLMGAAIRAETDIQRREKEIRNKRPMNDQSSHGSQSFKKPNHSGEPPKGPSPATNYQAIKPCPTCHLRNLGECRRASGVCFGCGKPGHRMADCPAASNKTTGPGKRDGSSSGANANKPRENKPNARVFAITQEEADDASDVVSGTIFFSKCLLMCYLTVALHILVYLRDLVRS, encoded by the coding sequence ATGGCCATAGCCACTATTGTGGCGACAACACTGCAAGGGTTGGGAAACCCGAACGCCAATcagccaccaccacctccaccacaaAATGGAATCAAGTTCCACTATGAGTCACTCCGCAAGAATAGGTGTCCAACCTTCAGTGGAGCCGCTGACCCTGAAGTTAGCCAGAGTTGGCTGAAAGGTGTAGAGACTCAACATCGCCTATTGGAAGTTCCCGAGGCACTGAAAGTTGACGTGACTGTGCCGTTCCTAGAAGATAAAGCAGGAAAATGGTGGGAAGCAATCTCGCCAGCCATGACAGCTGCAGGACCAATGACTTGGCAGCAATTTCGAGAAGCCTTTCTGAAACAGTATTATCCAGCCGAGGTCAGACTGCAGAAACTGAATGAATTTGAAAACTTCACTCAAACTCCGGATATGTCAGTTGTAGAATACACCTCCCAGTTCAACGCCTTAGGATCTTATGCTCCGGCAATCATGGCGGACGAAGTTCTAAAATTACACCGCTTCAAAAAGGGTTTGAACAGCAGAATACAGTCGGCTTTGGCAGTCTACCAACCTGCGAACTTCTCAGACTTGATGGGCGCAGCCATCCGAGCTGAAACTGATATCCAGCGCAGAGAGAAGGAGATTAGGAACAAAAGGCCTATGAATGATCAGTCCTCTCATGGCAGTCAGTCGTTCAAGAAACCGAACCACTCCGGCGAACCACCTAAGGGGCCTTCACCCGCCACCAACTACCAAGCCATTAAGCCTTGCCCAACTTGCCACTTACGAAACCTGGGAGAATGTCGTAGAGCCAGCGGCGTCTGCTTTGGATGCGGAAAACCAGGACACCGTATGGCAGATTGTCCAGCTGCCAGCAACAAAACAACTGGACCAGGTAAAAGAGACGGGTCGAGCTCAGGGGCGAATGCCAATAAACCACGGGAGAACAAACCAAATGCCAGGGTGTTTGCCATAACGCAGGAGGAGGCAGATGATGCAAGCGATGTTGTGTCAGGTACCATATTTTTCAGCAAGtgcctgcttatgtgttatttgactgTGGCGCTACACATTCTTGTATATCTAAGAGATTTGGTAAGAAGTTAG